The nucleotide sequence CAGACAAGGGTGCTTGACCCGGACGTGTGGTCAAAAGTTGATCAGATTCCGGATGAAGAACTCTGGTGGCGACATGGAGTACTGAAAGAGCGGCTGATTGCCCATGCCCGCTACAAGATCAAACATGCCCGCCAAAATCGAGGCGAGGATTGGGACTTTGTAAAGGCCGCTGATCATATTCTGGATCCAAATGTGTTGACCATCGGATTTGCCCGCCGGTTTAGCCCCTATAAGCGGGGCAATTTGCTGCTCAGAGATGCTGAACGGGCACTCAAGATTTTTGGCAACCCGGAACGCCCGGTGCAAATCATCTTTTCTGGAAAAGCCCACCCAGCGGATGAAGAGGGCAAACGCATTATCCAGCGTCTGATGGAGTGGTGCAAACAACCGGACCTGTGGAATCGGGTTGCCTTTATTGAGGACTATGACATGTATACCGCCCGTAAGCTGGTGCAGGGAGTGGACGTATGGTTGAATAATCCCCGTCGCCCGCTGGAGGCATCGGGTACCAGCGGACAGAAGGTCTGCTTCAATGGTGGAATTAACTGTAGTGTGCTGGATGGCTGGTGGTGTGAGGGTTACAAGGCAGACGCCAGTGGAAAGGGGATCAACGGCTGGGCGATCGGTGAAAACGCCAATACCAGTGATCAGAATCTCCAGGACAAAATTGATTCTGACTCGCTCTATCAACTCCTGGAAGAAGAAATTGTGCCGCTTTACTACAACCAGGATCAAAATGGCGTCCCCCACGGTTGGATCCGGATGATGAAAGAGTCCATCAAATCCAACTCGCCTGCCTTTAATACCCACCGGATGATTGCTGACTACGTGACCCAGGTTTACGCACCAGGAATACAGGCAAAGGTTGCCCTCAGTCTGGCAAAAGTACCTTCTTAATTGGGGTATGCGGTATGGGGTACCGGGTATCGGGAGTTTTAAGCTGCAAGTTTTGAGTTTGACCGTGATTCCCCCATGCTCAATTCCCAATGCTTAACTCTCAACGGTTAACGTTCCTCTGTACCCCGTGCCCGATATCCCGTACCCCGTCAACATGACTATCTGGGAAGTTGATTTTTATCGCCGTCCCCTGCGGGATGAGAATGGCGAGCCACTTTGGGAACTCCTGATCTGCGATACAGCAGATAGTTTTCGACATAATGCATTCTGTCCCCAGGCTCAAGCAGGGCGGGAGTGGCTGGTGACTCGCCTGGAAGATCTGGTGGTTTCGGGACTCGCTTTGCCAGAGACAATTCGAGTCTTTCGTCCGCAGGCATTCAATTTGCTTCAGGCTGCCTGCATGGTGTTAGGAATTACCGCTGAACCAACGCGCCATACTCCAATCTTGAAGCGCTGGTTAGAGGAGCATGCCCGGGAATATCCAGCGTTGCCCAACTATACGGGGGAACCCTATCACCCCCTGGCGTTAGAGCAACCACCGCCAGTTCCCCTCCCTGAGAAGCTGTGGGGCGATCGCTGGGGGTTTACCCATCTTCCGGCTGCTGACTTGGTGGAGGCTTTTCGCGATCGCCCGATTCCCATTCTGGTCATGCCAGAATTTCTATTCCCGATCAATCTCAACCTGGCTTCGACTGTTCCAATTCCAGGGGTGGTGATTACAGCAGGACGGCGTTCCATGTCCCTGGCTCGCTGGCTCCAGGAGGCTCGCCCGGTTTCGTTGAACTATATAGCGGGTGCCCCCGATGGGCTGATTTTGGAAGCCGGACTCAGCGATCGCTGGGTGGTTGTGACGTTTGCAGATGCCGCTGTCAGAGCATCGGCACAAACCTTTGAAAGTCGCAAACAACAAAGTCATGGGCTTCATTTTCTGCTGGTTCAGCCAGATGATTCTGGTATGACCTACAGTGGCTTCTGGCTGCTGAAACAGGATTGAAATGTAGAGGATACAGACCCGGTTCTTTACTAAGTTGTCGTGCCACATAAATCAAGAACTTTGCTGCATCCTGATTGTTCTGATGTGTCATCATTGTGGCTCCCTGTATCAATGGTTTCGCC is from Leptothermofonsia sichuanensis E412 and encodes:
- a CDS encoding Tab2/Atab2 family RNA-binding protein; this encodes MPDIPYPVNMTIWEVDFYRRPLRDENGEPLWELLICDTADSFRHNAFCPQAQAGREWLVTRLEDLVVSGLALPETIRVFRPQAFNLLQAACMVLGITAEPTRHTPILKRWLEEHAREYPALPNYTGEPYHPLALEQPPPVPLPEKLWGDRWGFTHLPAADLVEAFRDRPIPILVMPEFLFPINLNLASTVPIPGVVITAGRRSMSLARWLQEARPVSLNYIAGAPDGLILEAGLSDRWVVVTFADAAVRASAQTFESRKQQSHGLHFLLVQPDDSGMTYSGFWLLKQD